TCCCACGTCTACGTCAGATCCAAGCGCAAGGCTTGTGCTGAGGCCGGGATCAAGGCGTGGGACCACGACCTTTCCGCGAGCACTCCGCAGTCGGATCTGCTGGACCTGCTCGATCGACTGAACGCTGATCCGCAGGTGCACGGGATCCTGGTCCAGTTGCCTCTTCCACAGCATGTGGACGAGCAGTTGGTCCTGGACCGCGTGGACCCGGCCAAAGATGCGGATGGTTTCCACCCTTACAACCTCGGCCGGTTGCTGAGCGGTGACCGTGTCGTCGCCCCTGCGACCCCTGCGGGGATCCAAGAGTTGCTGTTGCGAACGAACGTGGAGACGTCTGGCGCCGAGGTCGTCGTCGTCGGGCGCTCGAACATCGTCGGCAAGCCGCTCGCCGCGCTGATGGTACAGAAGGGTCCCGGCGCGAACGCGACCGTGACCGTCTGTCACACCGGGACGAGGGACCTCGAGGCGCACACGACACGCGCCGACATCCTCGTAGCCGCTATCGGCCGCGCTAAAGCCATCACCGGCCCGATGATCAAACCCGGCGCGGCCGTGATCGACGTAGGTATCAACCGAACGGACGACGGTTTGGTCGGCGATGTCGACTTCGAAGCCGCGGTCGAGATCGCGTCCGCGATCACTCCGGTCCCCGGAGGCGTCGGCCCGATGACGATAGCGATGCTATTGAAGAACACGGTCGCGCTGGCGCGCCGG
This genomic window from Actinomycetota bacterium contains:
- the folD gene encoding bifunctional methylenetetrahydrofolate dehydrogenase/methenyltetrahydrofolate cyclohydrolase FolD: MAAEIIDGKAIAKQVREEVAEEVAAVAAGGVTPGLATVLVGDDPASHVYVRSKRKACAEAGIKAWDHDLSASTPQSDLLDLLDRLNADPQVHGILVQLPLPQHVDEQLVLDRVDPAKDADGFHPYNLGRLLSGDRVVAPATPAGIQELLLRTNVETSGAEVVVVGRSNIVGKPLAALMVQKGPGANATVTVCHTGTRDLEAHTTRADILVAAIGRAKAITGPMIKPGAAVIDVGINRTDDGLVGDVDFEAAVEIASAITPVPGGVGPMTIAMLLKNTVALARRASERPSS